The window TCCTCCGGGCTCAATGCGATCCCAGGGGCCTGCTCACCGTCCCTCAGAGTGGTATCGAAGATTGTAACATCCTTGATGGGGCCCACACCGGAGAGCGCAAGCTGGTTGTAATGGCTCACAGCCAACATTTTTTCCAAATTCTTAGCGCTTTCACTGGTTTGTTGCGTTTTCATAAAAACCACCAAACCGTCACTGCTTTCACTGATTTACTTAAGAAGAATAAGTTCAGTCTTTAGCTTGAAGATCATTTTAGACCTCTGACGGTAGCACTCCATTGGAGAAACTGTATTTAAAAGTTAGCCATCTTTTTGTTCCCATGTGGGAAATAGAATATACTTTTCGTTCTCTATTTTAATATGGCCGCTTATTGGCTTACCGTTATAAACCCATCCCGCAAAAATGTAACCTTCTTTGCTTATAGTGGGTTCAGGCATTATATTGTAGCCACATCCTATTATTAGAGGATCTACTGGACCATCTCCTACTTCTGTCTCAAAATATCTCACATATGTAACGCCGGGGAATGAACAATTTTCTATAATATCATAATATCCGTCTCCATAAACAGCAACACCACTTTCCGGCCCATAGCCATCTGGCAAAGGCAAATCAAAAGGAGTGTGTATTCTAACCTTTTCATCAGATCTTACTTGTATGATTCGAGGGGCGTTTTCTGCATTTCCTTCTTCAAACACAAAGCACTTATTTCCAACATCCACAATTAGATTTGGTCCAAAGAACACATCATGTGTCATTGGATCCCAAATAGACCTTATAGACAGGTCGCTCCTCACAGACGATGAGGCAATATCCCAGCCAGCAAAATAATATGCAATCCTTTTGGGGGCATTCTGCGGTAAAGGAATCGCCGCTCCGCCTATAACAAAGAATGTTTCATAAACAGAATTATGGCTGTTGAACACGACCTTATATATCGAAGGGAGCGCGGCGTCTTTACTGAATGTGAATCCCTGGGCGGAATACGCCGCCCCGTCCAAGCCCCTTATTGTGTCCATATAGTTGCCCGGCATACTGTATCCGGTTGACGCGGAGATAGTTATCCTGTCGCCGGGGCAGACGAAGACCGTTTTGGCGCTACTGCCGTTCATCGTTACATTGTCTCCGGCTGTGACCTTTGATACGGACGGGAAGGCGGTATTGCCCGTAATGCGGTACCCTTTCCCCTCCGCTTTGAACCCGCCCGTTATCTGGCCGTTGAATGTGCTCGGTATGATGTATCCTTCGGCAGGCTCAATTAGGATGAGGTCCTCCACGGTCGCTCTGGACACCGGTGCCCCGTTCACAAATGCGGTTATGTTCTTCCCAGCGGCGATGCTGTACTGGACCAGTTCGACGCCTGTAACGGTTATGACATGGTTGTCCCTCACGTCCTCTACCAATACCGCTCCGTCGATCGGCCTTTTCACATCCACTCCGTTTATATGGATGCCGAAATCGGATGTCTCCCCCCATCCCGGAAGAAGGGTGTACTGCATAGAATACGGTTCTCCGTGGTGGACGCTTTCCGCCGATGATGTCAGGATGTACCCTCTCTGCGGCTCAGGCAGGGTTATGCTGTGCATACGCCTGTCGTGCACCCCGGTGACGGTGACGATCTTATCCTCTTGTATATCGAAAAGATGTATCTCCTTCAGCGCGTCCAGTTTCATGGGGTTGCCGTTGACGGCGATGACCAGGTCATAGTCGACATGGCTGGGCAGAAGGGAGTACGTGAGTATCGAGATGCCGCCTTTGGCCACCATCATGCGGTCCGCCGTTATGGTGTATCCGTCCTGTTTTTCCGGAAGTATAATGGCGTACATATTGGAATTGATGAACATTGCGTAAAAGGAGAGGTTACCTTCCACTTTCAGCTTCGCCCCCGACTGGAATATCGTGCCCGACAGGTCCGG is drawn from Candidatus Methanoplasma cognatum and contains these coding sequences:
- a CDS encoding InlB B-repeat-containing protein, encoding MIGVAAIAAVLGLAGVLFLMNDNGPPDNKGGSASVATNYELRYYKNGEMVRDLEVPAGAYIVVEDDIDANGASERFLGWNTKPDLSGTIFQSGAKLKVEGNLSFYAMFINSNMYAIILPEKQDGYTITADRMMVAKGGISILTYSLLPSHVDYDLVIAVNGNPMKLDALKEIHLFDIQEDKIVTVTGVHDRRMHSITLPEPQRGYILTSSAESVHHGEPYSMQYTLLPGWGETSDFGIHINGVDVKRPIDGAVLVEDVRDNHVITVTGVELVQYSIAAGKNITAFVNGAPVSRATVEDLILIEPAEGYIIPSTFNGQITGGFKAEGKGYRITGNTAFPSVSKVTAGDNVTMNGSSAKTVFVCPGDRITISASTGYSMPGNYMDTIRGLDGAAYSAQGFTFSKDAALPSIYKVVFNSHNSVYETFFVIGGAAIPLPQNAPKRIAYYFAGWDIASSSVRSDLSIRSIWDPMTHDVFFGPNLIVDVGNKCFVFEEGNAENAPRIIQVRSDEKVRIHTPFDLPLPDGYGPESGVAVYGDGYYDIIENCSFPGVTYVRYFETEVGDGPVDPLIIGCGYNIMPEPTISKEGYIFAGWVYNGKPISGHIKIENEKYILFPTWEQKDG